One Pirellulales bacterium genomic region harbors:
- a CDS encoding 6-phosphofructokinase yields MSTSLSSPPRSETNIHRAAILFAGGPAPAANAVISAAADSFMRRGIEVVGILNGYSRLLKFGPNYSLAEGPGKDYLKITPRMMRRVRNSQGILIGTARTNPGKHVSHPSHLDDPEKVQPLRTVYEALCSIGVDALLSIGGDDTLKTANKFKLFQDRLPASSKRIPIVHLPKTIDNDYMGIDFTFGYFTAVETLASEIRNLLHDAEASEVYYLAETMGRSAGWLAYGAAIAGEASLVISVEDIHGTYAATEEEINSATGERITRTIMNVDELVKRIVQMMRVREEFEDKRYGVLVLAEGLAEFLPMSYLKGIPRDEHGHINIAQVNLGKMFSKLIMEEYSNQTGRNRRIIGLQLGYEARCSRPLAFDVMLGSQLGVGAYRALVEKKLDGVMISVRGQLELNYVPFETLVDPQTLVTKVRYIDPNSDFHSLARFLETDVRQ; encoded by the coding sequence ATGTCTACGTCGCTGTCGAGCCCGCCCCGTTCCGAAACGAACATTCATCGCGCCGCCATCCTGTTTGCTGGAGGCCCTGCGCCGGCGGCCAATGCGGTGATTTCGGCGGCGGCGGATTCCTTCATGCGTCGCGGCATCGAAGTCGTTGGCATCTTGAACGGCTACTCGCGGCTGTTGAAATTCGGGCCGAATTACTCGCTTGCCGAAGGCCCGGGCAAAGACTATCTGAAAATTACGCCGCGGATGATGCGTCGCGTGCGAAATTCGCAAGGCATCTTGATCGGGACGGCCAGGACGAATCCCGGCAAGCACGTTTCGCATCCGAGCCATCTGGACGACCCGGAAAAAGTTCAGCCGCTCCGCACCGTGTACGAGGCCCTGTGTTCGATCGGGGTCGATGCCCTGCTTTCGATCGGCGGCGACGACACGCTGAAGACCGCCAATAAGTTCAAGCTGTTTCAAGACCGCTTGCCAGCTTCTTCGAAGCGAATTCCGATCGTGCATTTGCCCAAGACGATCGACAACGACTACATGGGCATCGACTTTACTTTTGGCTATTTTACCGCCGTGGAGACGCTGGCCAGCGAGATTCGCAATCTGTTGCACGATGCCGAGGCGAGCGAAGTCTATTATCTGGCCGAGACGATGGGGCGCAGCGCCGGTTGGCTCGCCTATGGCGCTGCGATCGCCGGCGAGGCGAGCCTGGTGATCAGCGTCGAGGATATTCACGGAACCTACGCAGCGACGGAGGAAGAAATCAACTCCGCCACCGGCGAGCGGATTACGCGCACCATTATGAACGTCGACGAACTCGTCAAGCGAATCGTGCAGATGATGCGCGTCCGAGAAGAATTCGAAGACAAGCGTTACGGCGTCCTGGTCCTTGCCGAAGGGTTGGCGGAATTTTTGCCGATGTCGTATCTGAAGGGAATTCCGCGCGACGAGCACGGCCACATCAACATTGCCCAGGTCAACTTGGGCAAGATGTTCTCGAAGCTCATCATGGAGGAGTACTCGAATCAGACCGGTCGCAATCGGCGCATTATCGGCTTGCAGTTGGGCTACGAGGCTCGTTGCAGCAGACCGTTGGCGTTTGACGTGATGCTGGGCAGCCAACTGGGCGTGGGGGCCTACCGGGCCTTGGTCGAGAAGAAGCTGGACGGCGTGATGATCTCCGTCCGCGGTCAACTCGAACTAAACTATGTGCCGTTTGAAACGCTCGTCGATCCCCAGACGCTGGTTACGAAAGTTCGCTACATCGACCCGAACTCCGATTTCCATAGTTTAGCCCGTTTTTTGGAGACGGACGTGAGGCAGTAG
- a CDS encoding terpene cyclase/mutase family protein: MSVVSGAPSSNPSGGKPVAAKRPVPQPPPIPLGMLNGNDAEAENQQNEEDLEQALLRAPPWLVSTVVHMLALILLGVSYYTVERKTEVEITATSDATGSELVDEPVGFLDGDNQPLASPNANSEGFQAVELPLSVSANPFAQPTLNAFASNSSNTSGLKIGDGFRGRGKGMKGVMGRRFGITADVKEAIKRALEWFKRNQRGDGAWSLKGPYADGGYEEDLPAATGMALLAFQGDGHTHREGEYKAVVKKGWDALLKLQSPKGQFMGAGLVSQHQLYAHAQCTIAICELYGMSHDSAYLRPAQLAVDYCVFAQDKGLGGWRYEPQSDSDLSVTGWFLMALQSARMAGLEVPPEVLEKASKFLDAVQVAEGSQYTYIPRDRPSMAMTAEGLLSRQYLGWKRDDIRLVNGANQIVANPITMDGSERDAYYWYYATQVMHHMEGDHWRQWNRVMSVEVPRAQIKDGRESGSWNPGVYRWGDQGGRLFITALQTYMLEVYYRHMPIYGNVR; this comes from the coding sequence TTGTCTGTAGTCTCGGGTGCCCCGTCGAGTAATCCATCGGGCGGCAAACCCGTCGCTGCCAAGCGCCCGGTTCCGCAGCCCCCGCCGATTCCGCTCGGCATGCTCAACGGCAACGACGCCGAAGCGGAGAACCAACAGAACGAAGAGGATCTCGAACAGGCGCTGTTGCGCGCTCCGCCGTGGCTGGTCAGCACGGTGGTGCATATGCTCGCGCTCATTTTGCTGGGCGTCAGTTACTACACGGTCGAGCGCAAGACGGAAGTGGAAATAACCGCGACGTCCGACGCTACGGGATCGGAGCTGGTCGATGAGCCGGTCGGTTTCCTCGACGGCGACAATCAGCCGCTCGCTTCGCCCAACGCCAATAGCGAAGGCTTTCAGGCGGTCGAATTGCCACTGAGCGTCAGCGCCAATCCATTCGCGCAGCCGACGCTCAACGCATTCGCTTCCAATAGTTCCAATACTTCGGGTTTGAAAATCGGCGATGGGTTCCGGGGCCGCGGCAAAGGCATGAAAGGAGTGATGGGCCGTCGATTTGGCATTACGGCCGACGTCAAGGAAGCGATCAAACGCGCGCTTGAATGGTTCAAACGCAATCAGCGCGGGGACGGCGCATGGAGCTTGAAAGGGCCCTATGCCGACGGAGGCTACGAAGAAGATCTCCCTGCCGCCACCGGCATGGCGCTGCTGGCGTTTCAAGGAGATGGCCATACGCATCGGGAGGGCGAATATAAGGCCGTCGTCAAAAAAGGTTGGGATGCGCTGCTGAAGCTGCAATCGCCCAAGGGACAATTCATGGGGGCCGGCCTGGTCAGTCAGCACCAGCTTTATGCCCATGCCCAATGCACGATCGCCATTTGCGAACTGTACGGAATGTCGCACGATTCCGCCTATCTTCGTCCCGCGCAGTTGGCGGTCGATTATTGCGTCTTTGCTCAAGACAAGGGACTCGGCGGCTGGCGCTACGAGCCGCAGAGCGATTCCGACCTGTCGGTGACGGGTTGGTTTCTGATGGCGCTGCAAAGCGCGCGGATGGCGGGGTTGGAAGTTCCCCCCGAAGTGCTAGAAAAAGCATCGAAATTTCTCGATGCCGTGCAAGTTGCCGAAGGGAGTCAATACACCTATATCCCCCGCGATCGCCCTAGTATGGCGATGACGGCGGAAGGGCTGCTTTCGCGACAGTATCTGGGCTGGAAGCGCGACGACATTCGCCTCGTCAACGGGGCGAACCAGATCGTCGCCAATCCGATCACCATGGATGGCAGCGAGCGCGACGCCTACTATTGGTATTACGCGACCCAAGTCATGCACCACATGGAAGGGGATCATTGGCGGCAGTGGAACCGCGTGATGTCGGTCGAGGTGCCTCGGGCGCAGATTAAAGACGGCCGTGAATCGGGAAGCTGGAATCCCGGCGTCTATCGGTGGGGCGATCAAGGTGGACGTCTATTTATTACTGCCTTGCAGACGTACATGCTCGAAGTGTACTACCGTCATATGCCGATTTACGGCAACGTGCGATGA
- a CDS encoding Ldh family oxidoreductase encodes MPLIPAQQLSEFAVVLLQAGGVSAAEAKLVGESLVGSNLRGHDSHGVMRVAQYLDSASKGDVKPGAELTIVKETPTLVQADGNWGFGQTQARRLTERLIVKAREEGMAIGTLIHSSHIGRLGEYCELAADAGMVSLMMVNTHGAAARVAPPGGTAPRLGTNPIALGVPHPDGALLLDFGTSITAEGKVRVKRIAGEKCPDGWLLDREGRPTNDPQTLYGNPPGTIRPFGGDQPHKGFALGLMVEIFAGALSGGPCIREQPITQIGNCVFELIIDPRHVGGAQHVACEVENLVAFIRQCPRAAGVDEILLPGDPERKTLAKRLADGVPIDEGNWKQLTDLAAKLGVRIEQ; translated from the coding sequence ATGCCGCTGATTCCCGCTCAACAGCTTTCCGAATTCGCCGTTGTGCTGCTCCAAGCCGGCGGGGTTTCGGCCGCTGAAGCCAAACTCGTCGGCGAAAGCCTCGTCGGCTCGAATCTGCGCGGTCACGATTCGCACGGCGTAATGCGCGTGGCCCAGTATCTCGACAGCGCCTCCAAAGGGGATGTGAAGCCAGGGGCCGAACTGACGATCGTCAAGGAAACGCCGACGCTCGTGCAGGCCGACGGCAATTGGGGCTTCGGCCAAACGCAAGCGCGGCGGCTGACGGAAAGGCTCATTGTCAAAGCGCGCGAGGAGGGAATGGCTATCGGCACCCTCATTCATTCCAGCCATATCGGGCGGCTGGGGGAATACTGCGAGTTGGCCGCTGATGCAGGCATGGTTTCGCTGATGATGGTCAACACGCACGGCGCGGCGGCCCGCGTAGCGCCGCCCGGAGGAACCGCGCCGCGATTGGGGACAAATCCGATCGCGCTGGGCGTGCCGCATCCGGACGGCGCACTGCTCTTGGACTTCGGCACGAGCATCACCGCCGAGGGCAAGGTGCGCGTCAAGCGCATCGCCGGTGAAAAATGCCCCGACGGCTGGCTGCTCGACCGTGAAGGGCGGCCGACCAACGATCCCCAGACGCTCTACGGCAATCCTCCCGGCACCATCCGCCCGTTCGGCGGCGACCAACCGCACAAAGGCTTTGCTTTAGGCCTGATGGTTGAAATTTTCGCCGGGGCGCTGTCTGGCGGTCCCTGCATTCGCGAGCAGCCCATCACACAAATTGGCAATTGCGTGTTTGAGCTGATCATCGACCCGCGTCACGTCGGCGGCGCGCAACACGTCGCTTGCGAAGTGGAGAACCTTGTCGCCTTCATCCGCCAATGTCCCCGTGCCGCAGGCGTCGATGAAATTCTGCTTCCAGGCGATCCCGAGCGAAAAACGCTGGCAAAGCGGCTTGCCGACGGCGTGCCCATCGACGAGGGGAACTGGAAACAACTCACGGACTTGGCGGCCAAGCTGGGCGTGAGAATCGAGCAATAA
- a CDS encoding tRNA (cytidine(34)-2'-O)-methyltransferase, producing the protein MNYAPRLHVVLHQPEIPHNTGSVGRTCVAVGAKLWLVRPLGFRIDDYYLRRAGLDYWEHLEWEVVDDWNALSVGLWEQSPASKMWFFTKTAARIYTDAAFQPGDALVFGSESCGLPPSLLEPNRDCALRIPIRQQVRSLNLSNAVGIVAYEALRQWEASR; encoded by the coding sequence ATGAACTACGCCCCGCGATTACACGTCGTCTTGCACCAGCCGGAAATCCCTCACAACACCGGCAGCGTGGGGCGGACGTGCGTCGCGGTCGGCGCCAAGCTATGGCTCGTTCGCCCCCTTGGATTTCGGATCGACGACTACTACCTCCGCCGCGCAGGGCTTGATTATTGGGAGCATCTGGAATGGGAAGTCGTCGACGATTGGAATGCGCTCTCAGTGGGCCTGTGGGAGCAATCCCCGGCGAGCAAGATGTGGTTTTTCACCAAGACCGCGGCGCGAATCTATACGGACGCCGCGTTTCAACCAGGCGACGCGCTGGTGTTCGGCAGCGAATCGTGCGGCCTGCCGCCGTCGCTGTTGGAACCGAACCGAGACTGCGCCTTGCGAATCCCCATCCGCCAGCAGGTCCGAAGTTTGAACCTCTCGAACGCGGTCGGCATCGTCGCCTACGAGGCATTGCGGCAATGGGAAGCTTCCCGATAA
- a CDS encoding glycoside hydrolase family 88 protein — translation MPDARIARYTEALEFAERQVAALVERHPDYFPIYTVGGKWRHSGELWTDWTGGFLAGMMWQFHRRSGSPEWRKRAEHYSKLLEHRQHDRQVHDLGFIFLSTYLPWYELTGEARLHQVLIQAGRTLALRFMEKGQYLRSFVAPESLFIDIMMNVPIIFYAAKETGDEHLLRVATSHCRTTRDTIVRPEGSTAHEGIFDLETGRFLRQTTHQGLRDNSAWARGLGWSLYGYSKVYALTGSDEFLEVAERNAKFWLDHLPADKVPYWDFDADLTLPPPWGAQRDTSAGAIAASGLLDLAKQTKSPQRSAAYRDAAVAMLDALCEPEYLASKTPGWEGILKHGVYHTAKNLGVDESVMWGEFFMVEALTKVVGVRQ, via the coding sequence ATGCCCGACGCCCGCATCGCACGCTATACCGAGGCCCTCGAATTCGCCGAACGACAAGTGGCCGCGCTGGTCGAGCGGCATCCCGATTACTTTCCCATCTACACGGTCGGCGGCAAGTGGCGCCACTCCGGTGAGTTGTGGACCGATTGGACCGGCGGCTTTCTGGCTGGCATGATGTGGCAGTTCCACCGCCGCAGCGGCAGCCCCGAGTGGCGGAAGCGAGCCGAACATTATTCGAAACTGCTGGAACATCGCCAGCACGATCGCCAAGTACACGATCTGGGTTTTATTTTTCTCAGCACGTACTTGCCGTGGTACGAGTTGACCGGCGAGGCGCGGCTGCATCAAGTGTTGATCCAAGCTGGGCGCACGCTGGCGCTGCGGTTCATGGAGAAAGGGCAGTATCTGCGATCCTTTGTCGCTCCCGAATCGCTGTTCATCGACATCATGATGAACGTGCCGATTATCTTTTACGCGGCCAAAGAAACCGGCGACGAACACCTGCTGCGAGTGGCCACGAGCCATTGCCGCACGACGCGCGACACGATCGTGCGGCCTGAGGGTTCCACCGCCCACGAAGGGATCTTCGATCTGGAAACAGGCAGATTTCTCCGGCAAACCACGCATCAAGGCCTGCGCGACAACAGCGCTTGGGCGCGCGGCCTCGGCTGGTCGCTGTACGGCTACAGTAAAGTTTACGCGCTGACCGGCAGCGACGAATTTCTGGAAGTTGCGGAGCGGAACGCCAAATTTTGGCTCGATCATCTGCCGGCCGACAAAGTGCCCTATTGGGATTTCGACGCCGACTTGACGCTGCCGCCTCCCTGGGGCGCTCAGCGCGACACCTCGGCCGGCGCGATCGCTGCCAGCGGCCTGTTGGATCTAGCCAAGCAAACCAAATCGCCGCAGCGCTCCGCGGCCTATCGCGATGCCGCGGTCGCCATGCTCGATGCGCTGTGCGAGCCGGAATACCTGGCTTCGAAGACCCCGGGCTGGGAAGGAATCTTGAAGCATGGCGTTTATCACACGGCAAAAAATCTGGGTGTCGATGAATCGGTGATGTGGGGAGAGTTTTTCATGGTCGAAGCGTTGACGAAAGTGGTCGGTGTCAGGCAGTAG